The nucleotide sequence tcattttgagaattaagttgctcagatgagctacacatccgttaacactagtacaaaatgttcaacaaaataacaatcgaacaagacatttcattcacgaatgatgtgtgaacgggactgtctcttaaacaatttcactgaagttgcatttcttatctgttgggggaaggagttccagagaaaagctcccgagaaggctaggctcgatttgtagaggtctatgcgaggtataggagggatgattttttgggacccatatctttttgtggcatgtttgaaatgtgattgcaaatatttaggacagtcgtcatttagaattttatacatgaacacagccttgagagagagagagagagagagagagagagagagagagagagagagagagagagagagagagagagagagagagagagagagagagagagagagagagagagagagagagagagagagagaaactcacgctcgcacactcacgcacacgcacgcacacacacacacacacacacacacacacacacatacacacacacacacacacacacacacacaaacacactcacctGCCCCTCCCACACTCAAGCAGAGCTCACAACCTGCCCCTACACCAGCTCACCTATCGAGTATGAAATAGATGACAAAACCAGTGGGCAATTCCATGGCGGCTGTCAAAAAGTAGTTCAGAAAGCGGTTTCCATGGAGAGTGGTAGACATCATATAGAGAGCAAAGAAGGCGAAGGCGCAGGTGAACCTGAATCAGACATTATTAAAGGTACATATACCTTCCTTTCTGCGCACAggatcattttctgtttacacaTCAAAGCCAACTGATATTTGGACTCTGAAAGTATAACACCATGAAGCACACTCTTAGTTGTATGTGTACACACGCCATGGAAGCGCTCCTCTATACCGACCAACAGGTCAGGGCTTAAGTTGGCAGTCACAAAGTTTTTGCATCAAAATCCAGACAAAACAGAGACCTTAcacgacaaacaaaaaaaacccacacacagacacaaagacaccccccgacatacacacacactactaaGTTTGACAGAagaaaacccaacaacaacaataacaacaacaataaaagccAGCGTATCAGTTAAACATCTTTATAGcgactgcacacacaaaataaaaaaacaaaagcatgattatgaaaaaaataaattgtattTGAGCCTACCAAGTCAGCCAAGTGACCAGGGAATGGATGAAAAGGGTCCGATGCCTGAAGATGTCCAGAAGGGTCAGTTTTTTGGCTTGCTTATGTTCCAGAGTCTCTGCCAGCTTGGCCTCCAGCGCTGTCAGATCCGAGCAAAGCGTTGTTGTGCCGTTGTCTCCTCCGTTACTGGCCTTGCCCTCGACCTCAGCGTCTCCATCCACGTTGCCATTGACAGCGTCGGCAGTTAGCTCTGAACACACGAGACATACACATTGAACTTTTACTCTGCCACACCGCCTAAAAATctggacagagttatttccctaaAACATTGTTGTAATTACGTCTTATATCGTATGTCTTGGTCATTTTTGGGGTCTAAGACTCACGAgaattctctgtctctgtgacgCTGTCATCTAGAGTGCTGACGATGACAGTGAAATCCTTTCGGTTAACTCGTGCAGCTCGCTCCAACACTGTCACTGCGGCGTCTTTCTTGCCGTTTGCCACCAGCCAGCGTAGCGATTCGTCAATGTACCTGCACAGACAAACGTCTAAAAGTCCCAGTTAAAGGGTATAGTTTTCTGCTACATGGGTATTTTGTTGTCAAACCATTTGTTTAAAGCAATTGTGAAGAATAATATTCCTAAATGTGCTATTTTTAGTAACACGAAATATAGTTATAGTTCTTTTTTCTATGGTTGATATAATTTGTTATCTGGATTCTTACAGTTAGGCAAGTGGATATATCCATTAGTCTATAAAATGTGATAAGTCAAAtcatcatataatattaattgtcagtaagtactggtgtcacatgactgatgtgaaacttttgattggctaatggcaatgcgcttTAAACTGTTAGCACACTCttagagtgcgctaacagttccAGAGAACGTATTCAtacgcctgtgccacagtgaggCTGTGTCCCTTCTTTCGATTTGAGGAGATTCTTCTCATCcgccgtgttagtgacatgtagcttatcttctccacattaccaaatgatgttTGTTAGTTGATCTTAAAATTCCCCGCGgctaaaagcagaagtgtttttctgacagatttcgcGCTAGACCAtgcagcatttggaagtcgaatAGTTCGATTGACTGTCATTCGTACATGTAGAAAACGACAGCGTCAGTTCAGTACTGAGATGAACGGTTTTAGCATATTTCAGAACAACGATATAAATAGAATACGCGAAGTCTTCAAAACAATCTTACCATGTAATCAAAGCACCAGCCTCCCAGATGAATGCAGATACATTACGAGAAATAACACGCTGAATCTATTATTTGCTAATGAGCAAAACATCGTGTCACTTTTACATCAGGGGACGTCACTCAGTTGCTTGGGGGTTGTTCAATAATTGAGAGCGTGGAAGATCTGGTACATTTTTCGCTACCAACAATGTAAACATTAGCTCATTCATgtgtttttcggtaaactttTCACCCCCTCAAaattaggtgtttttttttaccttacTGAGGCTCTTTAATGACTTAATAGGCCCAAGCCTGGTATAAGAAGCCCCTAATTTCCTCCAAAAATGAATGTGTAAATCAAGGGAGAATTTATTAATTCATACTATTTTTCAAGGGAGGTAAAGAGTACTCTTTATTTTATGTATGATGCATCTATAGTATACTCAAAGAGGTGTCAGAAAAGTGACTTTTTCTGAGGCTGACTCAACCACTTTAAAGTAGAATATAAgaaaaacttttaaaaaaaaagtcaactgTGTGAATAAATATAGGCATTTTTGTACACAAAAGATAATTGTgttatgaaaacaaaacaacacttttTTGGTCAATTTTCAGGCAGCACTAGGGCCTTAACAAATGTGAATTGATCGTCAAGTATTCAAACcacaaaagaaagaaacgtGTCATTGACGTGGAACGATTGATCCCCAAACGTTGTAAGGGCTTACAAGAATCATGGCACTCGAGAATCAATCGGTCATTTCAATGCACAGCATTATGATACGCTATCACAGCTGCAGTAGGAAGCTGAGGGATAACAAGGCAGATAGAGAATACTTCAGGTATCGCCAGGGAtttgagagagcgagagagagagagagagagagagagagacacagagagagacagagagacagagagagacagagacagagacagacaagcagaaagacagacagagacatacagagaacaCTGGGTgagacgcacaaacacacacacacacacacacacacacacacacacacacacacacacacacacacacacacacacacacacacacacacacacacacacacacacacacacactgtaccaCACACTGACCACAGCTGCAGCAGACAGATGAGAGCAGACACGGCCGACAGAGCGTACTGCAAGTATCTCCAGGTGAAGTCCCGCAGCAGGAATGCAGGGAGCGCCATGACGCTGGCACTAAGGCCCCAAAACAAGGCGTCCATCAGCACTGCCACTGACCGGTACTCCTTAGGAAATAACTCTATGGCCATCGTGACCTTCACCCCCACCACGCCCTGAAGCAGGCATGATTTGCAGTCACAAGATGTTTGCATCAACGTCCAGtcaaaccagacacacacacacaaaaacacccacaaaaacTAGTAAATATATGCCAGCTTTTGTAGATTTTACTACCAGAAGCCGCCCGGCCTGGAAGCGTTCCTCCACACCGACAACAGGCCAGGGCTTAATTTGGCACTCACAAGCTTTTTGCAAAACAGACATCTTACAGGGCTAccaccttccccccccccccccccgtctatAGCTGTACACACTCAAACAATCGagggttttacatgggataagaccatccgtGCGCTTAGACACATACATGAATCAAAAGTCAAAAGCGTTTCGTTTCGTGTCTGTTTTGACGGATGAGTACCCCCCAGgactaccccccccccaaaaaaaaatcaaaaaataaaaaataaaaagaacaacaacaacatgacgACGAATGGAAGTAAGGACTCGTAACACTGAAGAATTGGATGCAGAAAACTGTTCACCGATTAaaatttcatttgattaataagCGTAGTTACGGGTCATTTTCGAGCACATCGTGGCTGGTGTTACTAAATTACTGTACGGTGAATGTCCCTAGAACTTTGTAAGGTCCAATTCGCCAGAACATTTAGTAAAGATGGCTCCTAAGATAGTACAACAGTCACATCCTCTTACATTTACCGAAAACAGTACATAATCCCAGTTGTAACTTTTGGATCGTGATCGTTTTATGCTGAATATCTACATCAACATTTGCCTTTCATACCTcaattttgtgtgtatttgtttctcttctttctttcatttccgCATTCTCGTGACATCCAAAGAGTTTGTAAACTGTAGTACTGACTTGAAGTACACAAGGGTCCCACGCGTACTTGACATCGTCTTTATCTTTACCTGTTGAAATCCTCCAACGAGAAATTTGAAGACCAGCAGGGCAGCGTAGTTAGGTGCCAGTCCAATGGCCATCCCTACACCCAGCAGTCCCAGCTGTGAGGCAATCAGAGTTGGCTTTCGTCCGAACCTGACATCAACATGTAAACTGACAGAGCTACATTGAGTTCTTTGGAAAAGATCACTATACTACTCGTTacattaaaacaacaacaacaacaacaacaacaacaacaacaacaacaacaacaacaacaacaacaacaaccacccgACTGATATGATGCGTTTGGGAGaagatctttgtgatgaggccACGTTTAAGCCATTTATAATGCTAGAAAGGCCATTTATTCTCAAAGTGTAAGCAGCAAAGTACATAACCTAGAGAAAACAATGCTTCTTGAGCTTGACTGGCTGTGATATTTTGTTCACAGCCTAACAATCTTTTATTAGGGTCCTGTATTATGTTTGCCATATTTATGATAATTTTTGCTTTGCTGCCGATAGAATTACTGTAAAGTAACAATTCAGCATCGCCAGTTGTTCATTTACCGTCATTACACAGTCTTGGATTCATAGGTATAGTATTGCTCTCGTGGAATACCTTCAGGATTCCTCTTGAGCGCAGCTTTAGCAGTAATACGATTAAAGTCATGTTTAGTCACGTACCTGTCTGAGCAAATGGAGGAGAGTACTGCGCCACAGCCCTGACCGAAGATGACCAAGGTTTGCACCAGTCCACCCAGCAAGTTCCGGTCACAAACCAGGTCAAacttaaagaaaagaaaaagtttacatgtgtaactatgtgtgtgtgcgcgcgggcGGTCGTGCGCGCGATCTGAAAAGCATATCTCAAAATCTACCGTTATGAAAATTGACACATCACACATTTGTGAGGGCATTTGTCAGAGCCGGTTCCCTTTGgtttttataattttaattgGATTAAATGTACGGGGATGAATTTCCTGCACGGCTGCCTTCATTTTCACGAATTTGACACGTTTGCACGCGATCACGACTCACTCAACCCGTTTTACGCAGTTTATGAAGAGGTAAAAGAAGACCTCAATAAAGTAAAAATGCCGTACGTTTTTGGGTTCGTATTTCACAACAAGTTGAAAACGACGGTGGGAAACCCCACCTGCAACAATGGGCCCAAGTGtgcatgttgtatttttgtcaTTTGTACTTTGCAGCTTATTGAATATCAGCAAATCAAGTATTATccaattaaagaaaataggccAAACCTCTGTGCGGAAAGACAGTTCTCTCCGGAAGTCATACTCGTAACCATAGGGACAAGGGTACTGATGCGTGTCACCAGAAAGGTTGTCCTTGGAGACAGTAATTTCGCATTTGCCGTAGGTCACGTGACTGTCATTCCAGTCCACCATTCGCAGGTCACTGGCGACGACACTGGTGTTATCTGGCCCTGCGCATCTTTGACCAGTAACTGCCCTTCCTGTGACAAGAAAAACAGGAAAtgtatttttaaaatattattagAACATGTCTTTGAGCATCTGAAATCACAGACGTATCCATGTTTTTATTGGGTTAGAGAAATATTCTGTTCAAAAACTTACCACAATTGTATCGAAAGGGTGTTAAACGGCTTTGATTGTCATTTTCTGCTAAGATTTGGATCTGACTGCCATGCACACACATCTCTCCGGGATTGAAGAATTTCAGATTTATTTGGGCCTGTATTCAGGTAGGATATTGTAGGGGCAGTCTATGGCTATTTTGTGAAAGGCAACGATCAACGACCAGAAATAAACAGAGTCTAAAACATATCAGCAGCTTCTAGTCCAAACATGCTGAATTTGTTAAaatcaagcacacacaaaaacacctcTGTCTGCTTGGGCAAATAGGAAGATGCAGCTCATTTGATGTAATACTACCCCTGTCGCGTAAGTACGTCTGTATGCGCGCACTACATAATCTACAAAGGCACAGCTACAAACAGTATAACATGTTTAAAATCTCAGTCGACCAGCATCTAAAAATGGTTATGTCTCGGTACATCCCTGTTATCAAATGAAAAAAGATGCAACTTACACGGACCCGTCAACTCATTCACTCAACTCGCTTGATATACATCCTTGCTCCCTATTTTCTAACTTTCAAAATCTTAAACTGTACAGATTTTGTCTTGATGATAAAGGAAcactttaaaacttttttttttacaatgttttGTCTCGCAAGTTGTCAATGAATtattcaaatttaaaaaaaagaaaagagagagagagagagagagagagagagagagagagagagagagagagagagagagagagagagagagagagagagagagagagagagggagagagagaaagagaaaaagaaagattaacagctattgtgttttcagcgtagcaatagggtccgatatttacacgagacaagtataatgtcgacgagtcgcattatacttgttcgagcctaaatatcggaccctattgctacgctgaaaacacaatagcgattatatagctgttctgacctttatttgttgttccaaacttacaaaatgacagtttttgcgtcgatgcgttgatctcaggttttgatagcagacgccgtttcttatgcgcattagttttgcgcaggcgccacactgactttggaataatatttgacaacacagctgttaaacagctttttattagttcattcgtatacaacaaaaagaagtttgagtttttttaattttgaacaagactacttatgaagaagaccaaaacacaacatcaacggaaaactagaaacaactgaagaactaggatgcaacaaggggagaaaaagagaacagctaatccgtacaaagcgagcagacggcagcgacgtttccagtttgggtgaatggcatttatacttgtctcgtcatgaagcgaatttttcaacctcagttataaacgactacatgaatgttagtgccatgggttgtacatcaatacttcagaggggaagtgggggtatttagtgtggagttacgagataagaaaagccgaatgcgaaaatttgtgtcagtcagCAACTGTGAAataagctcacaggcacacaaaaacggctgttccgttgtactcccctgtttgtactacatctttcgactttgggcattttgtggtgtttagggacagaaaataataggtttagtcctgtttcatcgaaaagttagcagaaaagggtatgctatcgacatttgtaaagctgaaaaacattcccgagaagaatttcaagttgtcagtgtatatagctattctgatgaacacgtgggggaattcgggggctgtgattggatggtctcttcttacccatctgtaccacgcgacgatgtttctatcgacaacagcatacactgacaacttgaaattcttctcgggaatgtttttcagttttacaaatgtcgatagcataccctttccTGCTAACTTCCCCATgtaacaggactaaaccaattattttctgtccctaaacaccacaaaatgcccaaagtcgaaagatgtaatataaacaggggagtacaacggaacagccgtttttgtgtgcctgtgtgagctcagttgccgactaacacaaactcagtttcgcattcggcttttcttatctcgtaactccacactaaatatcCCACTTCCcccctgaagtattgatgtacaacccatggcactaacattcatgtagtcgtttataacttagGTTGAAAAGTttgcttcatgacgagacaagtataaatgccattcacccaaactgaaaacttcttgCCGTCTGCTCGATCGCGTTGTAcggctgttctcttctcctccccttgttgcatcttagttcttcagttgtttctagttttctgttgatgttgtgttttggtcttcttcataagtagtcttgttcaaaatgaaaaaaatcaaacttctttttgttgtatacgaatgaactaataaaaagctgtttaacagctgtgttgtcaaatcgaattttttccaaagtcagtgtggcgcctgcgcaaaactaatgcgcataagaaacggggtctgctatcaaaacctgagatcaacgcatcgactcaAAAagtgtcattttgtaagtttggaagaacaaatcaaggtcagaacagctatataatcgctaaaTGTTTTCAGCgaagcaatagggtccgatatttagactcgaacaagtataatgcgactcgtcttcgactcgtcgcatgatacttgtctcgtctaaatatcggaccctattaatgctacgctgaaaacacaatagctggttatgctgttgtcgatcagtaaaacatcgtgtggtacaggtgggtaaaccggaatcatgcgtctttgttattgacaatatgcttttggatattgagaaaaatggccgacttccgtagcattatgctttgatgatcggaagagaccatccaatcacagcccccgaattcccccacgtgttcatcagaatagctatatatatatatatatatatatatgtatatatatatatatatatatatatatatatatatatatatatatatatatatactagaatgaatacccgcttcgccgggtagccggcttcgccgggaagaagtacttagagccgtacgccgaactatggacccgccaagcttaggtccctcccagattcgtggaatgggaacagcacgaaaatgattcagtggccataatgccattcctgaccatatcgagtcccatccttgtcgacgaatgtaaccgtgttaatcacctttggaggcgaactccactcaaacaggactgagcaagttatggcttctcaaaggaaggccagtacataaaattacacaaaagccgccagaccacatcacaaacagaactgaagaatgc is from Littorina saxatilis isolate snail1 linkage group LG5, US_GU_Lsax_2.0, whole genome shotgun sequence and encodes:
- the LOC138966577 gene encoding organic cation transporter protein-like, whose protein sequence is MEQKSIDPALRALDGRGRYQWLQVLILNVGAFGAAFQLLDNIFIGRAVTGQRCAGPDNTSVVASDLRMVDWNDSHVTYGKCEITVSKDNLSGDTHQYPCPYGYEYDFRRELSFRTEFDLVCDRNLLGGLVQTLVIFGQGCGAVLSSICSDRFGRKPTLIASQLGLLGVGMAIGLAPNYAALLVFKFLVGGFQQGVVGVKVTMAIELFPKEYRSVAVLMDALFWGLSASVMALPAFLLRDFTWRYLQYALSAVSALICLLQLWYIDESLRWLVANGKKDAAVTVLERAARVNRKDFTVIVSTLDDSVTETENSQLTADAVNGNVDGDAEVEGKASNGGDNGTTTLCSDLTALEAKLAETLEHKQAKKLTLLDIFRHRTLFIHSLVTWLTWFTCAFAFFALYMMSTTLHGNRFLNYFLTAAMELPTGFVIYFILDRVGRKTATRGMFILAGVGLIASGIFRVFTGNATLGTLSVVTAMLGMLGASGIFALVFFFTPELFPTNMRNQALGVASFAGRLGGMLAPFMTDLADIAIWAPGVMIGSLCFVVVVLFRFIPETRGRELPHTIEDIEAWEKESLPTDDNSSLDVRV